A window of the Ipomoea triloba cultivar NCNSP0323 chromosome 14, ASM357664v1 genome harbors these coding sequences:
- the LOC116005079 gene encoding regulator of nonsense transcripts UPF2-like → MRLRMIRKELLNANDKVEFCYVNSKSNRKKLVRALFNVPRTSLELYPYYSRMVVTLSTCMKDVSSMLLQLLEEEFNNLINKKDQMNIESKIRNIRFIGELCKFKIAPAGLVFSCLKAAQEIRD, encoded by the exons ATGAGATTGAGAATGATTAGAAAAGAATTGCTCAATGCTAATGACAAG GTGGAATTTTGCTACGTGAATTCTAAATCTAACAGGAAGAAGCTTGTAAGGGCTCTGTTCAATGTTCCTAGGACTTCTCTGGAATTGTATCCATACTATTCACGTATGGTTGTAACACTCTCTACTTGCATGAAGGATGTGTCTTCCATGCTTTTACAGTTGTTAGAGGAAGAGTTCAACAATTTGATAAATAAGAAG GATCAAATGAACATTGAAAGCAAAATAAGGAATATTCGTTTTATTGGAGAACTCTGCAAGTTTAAAATTGCACCAGCTGGTCTGGTTTTCAGTTGTCTAAAG GCCGCTCAGGAGATTAGAGATTGA